From a single Paenibacillus sp. FSL R5-0345 genomic region:
- a CDS encoding NAD(P)-dependent oxidoreductase — translation MEHSSPLTAFTPDMFMRNFAEAEPPLTHKGAMDEANRCLYCYDAPCIKACPTSINIPSFIKRIATDNLKGSAQTIMDSNPVGASCARVCPTDELCEGACVLNDASAPIQIGLLQRYATDWAMNSGVQLFKAGIPNGKKVAVIGGGPAGLSAARELAREGCAVVIYEAKELAGGLDTHGIVSFRLPQAISLWEVEQVEKLGVEIRTGVKVGVDVSVEELKSNYDAIVLAAGMGYVPPIGIEGEKLAGVYDAIALVESTKTGIPLLELMGQRVAVIGAGNTAIDAATCSVRLGAANVKMVYRRTREEITAYDFEYEFAKQEGVEFSWLTLPKRIVGDELGNVTALECVQMKLTDELGKDGRPVPIPIAGSEFLIPVDAVVIAIGQKRRLDLIDSLGLVHDRGVVRVDEATCQTSDPQIYAAGDIIFGSGKGEAMVVSAAQQGKDAAYAIVKQFSGQQEVVVRSAG, via the coding sequence ATGGAGCATTCTTCTCCGTTAACAGCATTTACACCTGATATGTTCATGCGCAATTTCGCCGAGGCTGAGCCGCCTCTGACCCATAAGGGTGCCATGGATGAGGCCAATCGCTGTCTATATTGCTACGATGCCCCTTGTATAAAAGCTTGTCCGACCAGTATAAATATTCCCTCTTTTATTAAACGGATCGCTACTGATAATTTGAAGGGCTCAGCACAGACGATTATGGATTCCAATCCTGTGGGTGCCAGCTGTGCTCGTGTTTGTCCTACGGATGAACTGTGCGAAGGAGCTTGTGTGTTAAATGATGCTTCGGCACCGATCCAAATTGGACTGTTGCAGCGTTATGCGACAGATTGGGCGATGAATAGCGGAGTTCAATTATTTAAAGCAGGTATTCCTAATGGAAAAAAGGTAGCTGTAATCGGCGGTGGTCCTGCCGGATTGTCAGCGGCTAGGGAGCTCGCTCGTGAAGGTTGTGCTGTAGTGATTTACGAGGCGAAAGAGCTGGCAGGTGGATTGGATACGCATGGGATTGTGTCATTTCGGCTTCCGCAGGCTATATCGCTCTGGGAAGTGGAGCAGGTAGAGAAGCTGGGTGTGGAAATACGTACAGGTGTAAAAGTTGGAGTAGATGTCTCTGTAGAAGAGTTGAAGTCGAACTATGATGCCATCGTTTTGGCAGCGGGTATGGGTTATGTACCTCCGATAGGGATTGAAGGTGAAAAATTGGCTGGCGTATATGATGCCATTGCACTTGTAGAATCGACTAAGACCGGCATCCCTCTGCTAGAGCTGATGGGTCAGCGGGTTGCTGTCATTGGTGCAGGCAATACAGCTATTGATGCAGCTACATGCTCAGTACGACTTGGAGCCGCTAATGTAAAAATGGTCTACCGCCGGACTCGTGAAGAGATTACGGCTTACGACTTTGAATATGAATTCGCGAAACAAGAAGGTGTGGAGTTTAGTTGGCTTACCTTACCAAAACGTATCGTGGGGGATGAGCTTGGGAATGTAACCGCACTGGAATGTGTGCAGATGAAGCTGACGGATGAGCTAGGCAAGGATGGACGTCCAGTGCCTATCCCTATAGCGGGTTCTGAATTCTTGATTCCTGTTGATGCGGTTGTAATTGCTATTGGTCAAAAGCGTCGCCTGGATCTAATAGATTCCTTAGGCCTTGTGCATGACCGCGGCGTTGTGAGGGTAGATGAGGCTACTTGCCAAACCTCCGATCCGCAAATTTATGCCGCTGGAGATATCATATTTGGCTCAGGTAAAGGTGAGGCGATGGTGGTATCTGCAGCGCAGCAGGGGAAGGACGCAGCCTATGCAATTGTGAAACAGTTCTCAGGCCAGCAGGAGGTTGTCGTTAGATCTGCGGGTTGA
- a CDS encoding PucR family transcriptional regulator, whose product MDWELVLTIRDALKRPLFTEAEVIGGKSGLSRAIRWVHVLESANFDTLIHGEEMILTTGIGASVDLSSSLEFMQNLIDKNAACLCIELGTHFSTIPQEMIDLANTNDFPLIIFTRTVRFVDITLDLHSIIINRHHRMLQELESISREFHRLTLTSQGTVKVLQLLCKSTRTQIVYMQLQGKPLFFPALSPEEQAPLLDFFTAFGDELEGIQPDTAPYTREYGQKTIAVKPVGALDQTWAYILMVCNHKPQEFDCLLLDSASLSIAQELLRTRYMEERKLFSENLWVDELINGRIEDDNRLKGLIGTSFNVVNELPYRVCLIEIKNPRDVKWNSSENEWESITFHLSLILRSIFEKYSLRPLITLKNNRLTVIALDIQSKMPGKMRLQQALESLQHIRSDEKLKDLQLVIGVSKSHKRLKQAFTGYQEALQALSLYSCYQKSLLFYEELGVFQLLLSLNDGKTLQNFIRSYLGPLIDHDQTKGSELLLTLRVYLDHDGSKQIAARNLFIVRQSLYYRLDKITELLGEDFMQPENRISIQVALRAYQFLYPDKITLPSPRSVQI is encoded by the coding sequence ATGGATTGGGAGCTTGTATTAACCATTCGTGACGCTTTAAAAAGACCACTATTCACAGAAGCCGAAGTCATCGGCGGTAAGAGCGGCTTAAGCCGTGCGATTCGTTGGGTACATGTACTGGAAAGTGCCAATTTCGATACCCTGATTCATGGAGAAGAAATGATTTTGACTACGGGGATTGGTGCAAGTGTCGATCTGTCCTCCTCCTTGGAATTTATGCAGAATTTAATTGATAAGAATGCAGCTTGCCTATGTATTGAACTAGGTACTCACTTCAGCACCATCCCGCAAGAAATGATCGACTTAGCCAACACAAATGACTTCCCGCTGATCATTTTCACCCGAACGGTCCGCTTCGTAGATATCACTCTGGACCTCCACTCCATCATCATCAATCGGCATCACCGGATGCTGCAAGAACTCGAAAGCATCTCTCGTGAATTTCATCGTCTGACATTGACCTCACAAGGAACAGTGAAGGTGCTGCAATTATTATGTAAAAGCACCCGCACACAAATCGTATATATGCAGCTGCAAGGTAAGCCCTTATTCTTCCCGGCGCTTTCTCCCGAAGAGCAAGCACCTCTGCTGGATTTCTTCACCGCCTTCGGTGACGAGCTGGAAGGCATTCAACCAGACACCGCTCCTTACACCCGAGAATACGGGCAAAAGACGATCGCCGTTAAACCTGTGGGCGCGCTGGATCAGACCTGGGCTTACATCCTGATGGTATGCAATCACAAGCCACAGGAATTTGACTGCCTGCTGCTGGATTCCGCCTCTCTGTCCATCGCTCAGGAGCTGCTGCGTACTCGGTATATGGAGGAGCGTAAGCTTTTTTCAGAAAATCTATGGGTCGACGAGCTAATCAACGGACGCATAGAGGATGATAACCGCCTAAAAGGACTGATCGGAACGAGTTTCAACGTAGTCAACGAGCTCCCTTACCGCGTATGCCTTATCGAGATCAAGAACCCCAGAGACGTAAAATGGAACAGCTCAGAGAACGAATGGGAATCCATCACCTTCCACCTTTCGCTCATCCTGCGTTCCATTTTCGAAAAATATTCCCTACGTCCGCTGATCACACTCAAGAACAATCGCCTCACCGTCATCGCACTCGACATTCAATCGAAAATGCCTGGAAAAATGCGACTTCAACAAGCACTCGAATCCCTTCAACACATCCGCTCCGACGAGAAGCTAAAGGATTTACAGCTGGTCATCGGAGTCAGTAAATCGCATAAGCGCCTAAAACAAGCCTTTACCGGATATCAAGAAGCGCTGCAGGCTTTGTCGTTATACTCTTGTTACCAAAAGTCACTGCTCTTCTACGAAGAACTTGGCGTATTCCAGCTACTGCTTAGCCTAAATGACGGAAAGACATTACAAAATTTCATCCGCAGCTATCTAGGTCCGCTGATTGACCACGACCAAACTAAGGGCAGTGAACTACTCCTCACTCTGCGTGTCTATCTGGATCATGATGGTTCCAAACAGATTGCCGCGCGAAATTTATTTATCGTCAGGCAGTCACTGTATTATCGTCTCGACAAAATAACAGAGTTGTTAGGGGAGGACTTCATGCAGCCAGAGAACCGAATCTCCATTCAGGTCGCTCTACGCGCCTATCAATTCCTGTACCCGGACAAAATTACTTTGCCCAGCCCCCGTTCAGTACAGATTTAA
- a CDS encoding aspartate aminotransferase family protein, with amino-acid sequence MQSLGNDSELAVNKDQKYLWHNITPYSEKNPPMIAASASGSWITDIQGNRFLDGMSGLWCVNVGYGRKELAEAAYNQLLTLPYFPLTQSHLPAIALAEKLNEWLGDEYVIFFSNSGSEANEAAFKMARQYQQQIGQHYRHKFIARYRGYHGSSLGALSATGQAQRKYKYEPLTGGFLHVAPPDSYRRPAGMSVEEFNLQCAQSIEDMIIWEGVETVAAVIMEPVITGGGVIVPHQVYLDRVQEICREHGVLLIIDEVICGFGRSGQKFGHHNYNVKPDIVTMAKGLTSAYLPLSATAVRKEIYEAFKDNSDDYGHFRHVNTFGGNPASCALALRNLEIIEQEMLVERAELLGKRLNAAFSELLDHKLVGDVRSFGLVTGIELVEDKISKKPVELNIVKGIIAECKSKGLIIGKNGDTVAGFNNVLTFAPPLSSTDEDVAFIIDTFKSVLNGGWAK; translated from the coding sequence ATGCAGAGTCTGGGGAATGATAGCGAGCTTGCGGTGAACAAGGATCAGAAATATTTGTGGCACAATATTACACCTTATAGTGAGAAGAACCCGCCTATGATAGCCGCTTCGGCGAGTGGATCATGGATTACGGATATTCAGGGCAATCGATTTTTGGATGGGATGTCTGGTCTGTGGTGCGTAAATGTTGGGTATGGCCGCAAGGAATTGGCAGAAGCTGCATACAACCAATTGCTGACCCTGCCCTATTTTCCTCTGACACAAAGTCATCTCCCGGCGATTGCGCTGGCGGAGAAGCTAAATGAGTGGCTTGGAGACGAGTACGTGATCTTCTTTTCCAATAGTGGGTCAGAGGCCAACGAGGCTGCTTTCAAAATGGCCCGCCAATATCAGCAGCAAATCGGCCAGCATTATCGCCATAAATTCATTGCGCGTTATCGTGGATATCATGGCAGTTCGCTTGGTGCGTTGTCCGCAACGGGTCAGGCGCAGCGCAAATATAAATATGAACCGCTGACGGGTGGGTTCTTACATGTAGCTCCCCCGGACAGCTACCGCCGCCCGGCAGGGATGTCTGTAGAAGAATTTAACCTCCAGTGTGCACAGTCCATTGAGGACATGATTATTTGGGAAGGTGTGGAGACGGTAGCGGCGGTAATCATGGAGCCAGTGATTACTGGTGGCGGTGTAATTGTACCGCATCAGGTCTATCTGGATCGAGTGCAGGAAATCTGTCGTGAGCATGGAGTACTGCTCATTATCGATGAGGTCATATGCGGATTTGGCCGTTCCGGACAGAAATTCGGACACCACAATTACAACGTGAAGCCTGATATTGTTACGATGGCTAAGGGGCTGACTAGTGCTTACCTTCCCTTGTCTGCCACTGCTGTGCGTAAAGAGATCTACGAGGCGTTCAAAGATAATAGTGATGATTACGGTCATTTTCGCCATGTGAATACCTTTGGTGGCAATCCTGCCTCTTGTGCACTGGCGCTTCGTAATCTTGAGATCATTGAGCAGGAGATGCTGGTGGAGCGTGCAGAGCTTTTGGGCAAAAGGCTTAACGCTGCATTCAGCGAGTTGTTGGATCACAAGCTTGTGGGTGATGTCCGCAGTTTTGGTTTGGTGACAGGGATTGAACTGGTTGAAGACAAAATTAGCAAAAAGCCGGTTGAGCTGAATATCGTTAAAGGCATCATTGCTGAATGCAAATCCAAGGGACTTATTATCGGTAAGAATGGCGATACAGTAGCCGGGTTCAATAATGTGCTTACCTTCGCTCCTCCGTTATCCTCGACGGATGAAGATGTAGCGTTCATTATCGATACGTTTAAATCTGTACTGAACGGGGGCTGGGCAAAGTAA
- a CDS encoding CoA-acylating methylmalonate-semialdehyde dehydrogenase, with product MSLLVTQVEKVKNYVNGAWVESLSGLEEEVFNPATGEVIVYVPISSKEELSMAVEAAATAFQSWKRVAVPRRARYFFQYQQLLVEHWNELAELITLENGKSLEEAQGEVQRGIECVEFAAGIPTLMMGSQLPDIATGIESGMYRYPLGVIGGIAPFNFPMMVPCWMFPLAIACGNTFVLKPSERTPLLVNRLAELFAEAGFPPGVLNVVHGAHEVVNGLLAHEEVKAISFVGSQPVAEYVYKTGTAQGKRVQALAGAKNHSIVLPDAELDNAVKNIIAAAFGSAGERCMACSVVVVHEDIAEELVSRLVAASDELKIGNGAEAGVFLGPVIRQSNKDRTLHYIETGEAEQAELVRDGRKDAATGDAGYFIGPTIFDHVQPGMTIWKDEIFAPVLSVIRVKSLSEAISVTNQSPFANGACIYTDSAKAIREFREEIDAGMLGVNLGVPAPMAFFPFSGYKKSFYGDLHANGRDGVEFYTRKKMITARY from the coding sequence ATGTCTCTCCTAGTAACGCAGGTTGAAAAAGTTAAGAATTATGTGAATGGAGCTTGGGTAGAATCTTTATCCGGACTGGAAGAAGAGGTATTCAATCCCGCGACTGGTGAAGTGATTGTCTATGTGCCTATATCAAGCAAAGAAGAGCTTAGTATGGCGGTCGAGGCTGCGGCTACGGCATTTCAATCGTGGAAAAGAGTCGCTGTGCCGCGTCGTGCGCGTTACTTTTTTCAATATCAACAGCTATTGGTAGAACATTGGAATGAGCTGGCGGAGCTGATTACGCTGGAGAACGGCAAGAGTTTGGAAGAAGCGCAAGGCGAGGTGCAGCGCGGCATTGAATGTGTCGAATTTGCCGCAGGCATCCCCACGTTGATGATGGGCAGCCAGCTTCCGGATATCGCTACGGGAATTGAATCCGGGATGTACCGCTATCCGCTAGGCGTTATCGGTGGGATTGCTCCTTTCAATTTTCCGATGATGGTCCCTTGCTGGATGTTTCCGCTCGCCATTGCTTGCGGCAATACCTTTGTGTTGAAGCCTTCTGAGCGTACGCCGCTGCTGGTTAATCGGTTAGCTGAACTGTTTGCTGAAGCGGGCTTTCCGCCAGGCGTGCTGAATGTCGTTCATGGGGCGCATGAGGTTGTGAACGGGCTGCTGGCGCATGAAGAAGTGAAGGCGATTTCGTTCGTGGGTTCCCAGCCGGTAGCGGAATATGTGTACAAAACTGGGACGGCGCAGGGAAAGCGGGTGCAGGCACTGGCTGGAGCCAAGAATCATTCGATTGTGCTACCTGATGCGGAGCTGGATAATGCGGTGAAGAATATTATCGCGGCAGCCTTTGGTTCTGCGGGTGAGCGGTGTATGGCTTGCTCGGTTGTGGTAGTTCATGAGGATATCGCTGAAGAATTGGTTAGTCGACTAGTGGCAGCTTCGGATGAATTAAAGATCGGCAATGGCGCCGAGGCTGGAGTGTTTCTAGGTCCTGTGATCCGTCAATCCAATAAGGATCGAACGCTGCATTATATTGAGACTGGAGAGGCTGAACAAGCTGAGCTTGTGCGGGATGGACGGAAAGATGCTGCGACCGGTGATGCTGGTTATTTTATCGGACCGACAATATTTGATCATGTGCAGCCGGGAATGACCATCTGGAAGGATGAAATTTTTGCGCCGGTATTGTCAGTGATCCGTGTGAAGAGTCTAAGTGAGGCTATTTCAGTAACGAATCAATCTCCGTTTGCGAACGGGGCATGTATTTACACAGATAGTGCAAAAGCGATCCGCGAGTTCCGGGAAGAAATTGATGCAGGGATGCTGGGCGTCAATCTGGGTGTGCCTGCGCCGATGGCCTTTTTTCCCTTCTCCGGTTATAAGAAATCGTTCTATGGAGACCTGCATGCCAATGGGCGTGATGGGGTGGAATTCTATACGCGCAAAAAAATGATTACTGCCCGTTATTAA
- a CDS encoding ABC transporter substrate-binding protein, with product MNGKKRKFRGGMLAVVMMLVVSLMAGCGGNNNNSATEATTAPEASIAPEASAATEPVADPVTVKLQLKWVPQAQFAGYFVAQDKGYYKEEGLDVEIMPGGPDIVPEQQVAGGSADIGVGWVASLLPSLEQGMPLVQIAQIYQKSGLVLVSKKSAGINSPADLKGKKVGNWMGGNEFELLALFDKYKFDPNKDLSFTKQGFTMDQFLGDQIDAASAMTYNEYQVVLESGIKAEDLNVIDMNTEGVAMLEDNLFANKEWLAENKETAAKFVRASLKGWKDAIADPAAAVDSVMKQAEDGSTTKEHQLTMMTEVAKLILPEGFDSSKMGYTDAVAFQQTADISQKFGVIKESAKVDEAYTNEIVEMAGK from the coding sequence ATGAACGGGAAAAAACGCAAATTTCGTGGTGGAATGTTGGCGGTAGTGATGATGTTGGTAGTTTCTTTAATGGCAGGGTGTGGAGGCAACAATAATAATTCGGCCACTGAGGCAACTACTGCACCTGAGGCTTCAATAGCTCCTGAGGCAAGTGCAGCTACCGAACCAGTGGCTGATCCGGTTACAGTGAAATTGCAGTTGAAATGGGTGCCGCAGGCACAGTTTGCAGGGTATTTTGTGGCGCAGGATAAAGGATATTACAAGGAGGAAGGACTGGATGTAGAGATCATGCCTGGTGGCCCGGATATTGTTCCGGAGCAGCAAGTGGCAGGCGGCTCAGCGGATATCGGTGTTGGCTGGGTAGCCAGCTTGCTTCCGAGTCTTGAACAGGGGATGCCACTCGTGCAAATTGCTCAGATCTACCAAAAGAGTGGACTTGTCCTAGTCTCCAAGAAATCTGCAGGCATCAACTCCCCGGCTGATCTTAAGGGTAAGAAGGTCGGCAACTGGATGGGGGGTAACGAATTTGAATTATTGGCCCTATTTGATAAATACAAGTTCGATCCGAACAAAGATCTAAGCTTTACGAAGCAAGGGTTCACAATGGATCAGTTCTTAGGTGACCAAATCGATGCAGCCTCGGCAATGACTTACAACGAGTATCAAGTTGTGCTGGAGTCGGGCATAAAAGCGGAAGATCTGAATGTCATCGATATGAACACGGAAGGTGTTGCGATGCTTGAGGATAATTTGTTCGCCAATAAAGAATGGCTTGCGGAGAACAAAGAGACTGCGGCGAAGTTTGTTCGTGCCTCATTGAAAGGCTGGAAGGATGCCATTGCCGATCCTGCGGCGGCAGTAGACAGTGTAATGAAGCAAGCGGAAGACGGCAGTACAACGAAGGAGCATCAGTTGACGATGATGACTGAGGTTGCCAAACTGATTCTCCCTGAGGGATTCGACAGCTCCAAGATGGGGTATACCGATGCGGTTGCATTCCAACAAACGGCTGATATTTCGCAAAAGTTCGGTGTCATTAAAGAGTCTGCTAAAGTGGATGAAGCTTACACGAACGAAATCGTAGAAATGGCAGGAAAATAA
- a CDS encoding ABC transporter permease: METGSVREASFIGSTSTEITQPALTATQKNAATSSHPVVVAKHKGGSRGLKKAFSAGVLLPVLAGVLFLGLWEFEFFHKIFDLKKYQLPLPTAIAETMKDNFSLLLSYTGYTLAEAVLGMLVGSAIGFLIALAATAWPRWGSGSLTLVAALNAVPIVALAPIMNLWFGDGIGSRIAIVTATTMAAMAINAYKGMAAIDPLALDLMHSYAAGKPAVFRYLRIQNSLPYVFTALKINATASMIGAIVGEFFFSSKGLGYLLSNSIKVAKMPLGWSCIVLAAIAGVLFYLVVERLEKVFIKWHPSQRK; the protein is encoded by the coding sequence ATGGAAACGGGCTCCGTTCGGGAGGCTTCATTTATTGGCTCTACTAGTACAGAAATAACCCAGCCGGCATTAACGGCTACACAGAAAAATGCTGCGACAAGCTCGCACCCTGTGGTGGTTGCGAAACATAAAGGTGGCTCGCGTGGGCTAAAGAAGGCGTTTAGTGCAGGGGTGCTACTGCCTGTATTGGCGGGTGTGTTGTTTCTTGGGCTATGGGAGTTTGAATTTTTTCATAAGATATTTGATTTGAAAAAATATCAGCTGCCGCTACCCACAGCCATTGCCGAGACGATGAAGGATAATTTCAGCTTGTTGTTGTCCTATACCGGATACACCCTTGCTGAGGCTGTGCTGGGAATGTTGGTTGGTTCGGCTATCGGTTTCTTGATTGCTTTAGCAGCTACAGCTTGGCCGCGTTGGGGTAGTGGAAGCTTAACGCTAGTTGCTGCACTGAACGCTGTGCCTATCGTCGCCCTCGCGCCCATTATGAATCTTTGGTTCGGAGATGGGATTGGTTCAAGAATTGCCATTGTTACGGCAACGACGATGGCTGCGATGGCAATTAACGCCTATAAGGGCATGGCTGCGATTGATCCGCTGGCGCTGGATCTGATGCATTCCTATGCGGCTGGTAAACCTGCAGTGTTCCGTTATCTGCGGATTCAGAACAGTCTACCTTATGTATTTACGGCGCTGAAGATCAACGCAACGGCTAGTATGATTGGGGCGATTGTTGGAGAATTCTTTTTCTCCTCCAAAGGGCTTGGGTATTTACTCTCCAATTCCATTAAAGTCGCCAAAATGCCGCTGGGCTGGTCGTGTATCGTTCTAGCCGCAATTGCCGGCGTGCTTTTCTATTTAGTGGTTGAGCGGCTTGAGAAAGTGTTCATTAAGTGGCATCCTTCGCAACGTAAATGA
- a CDS encoding ABC transporter permease, with amino-acid sequence MKGGSIFVRGRLLPLFVWIFGLLLVWEGTSWMLLHVVETPLAQSKLPYVHEVLSTLWKYSGTLLKEGAATFGNAGVGFLIGAVAGAALAVLMSLSKTIEQLTFPYAIASQMIPILGLAPIIYGIVRDEQTSRIIISGYITFFPVALNMLRGLRSVDPSALELMHSYAAKPWAVYWKLKFPAALPGLFGGLKIAAPLAVTGAILVELMGAQHGIGVIMLRNLYYGSSHTYMFWSTVIVGALLGIVSYWLISLIERLVAPWQPEFRPKGGDR; translated from the coding sequence ATGAAAGGGGGCAGTATCTTTGTACGAGGTCGTCTGCTGCCGTTGTTTGTCTGGATATTTGGTTTGCTGCTCGTCTGGGAAGGAACTTCATGGATGTTGCTCCATGTGGTGGAGACGCCGCTAGCTCAGTCCAAGTTGCCTTATGTTCATGAGGTACTATCCACGCTGTGGAAGTATAGTGGCACACTTCTGAAGGAGGGGGCTGCCACCTTTGGAAATGCGGGTGTTGGCTTCCTGATAGGTGCGGTGGCTGGCGCCGCGCTGGCAGTTCTGATGAGCTTATCGAAGACGATAGAGCAGTTAACATTTCCTTACGCTATCGCCTCGCAGATGATTCCGATTCTGGGGTTGGCACCAATCATCTATGGGATTGTGAGAGATGAGCAGACTTCGCGGATTATTATCTCGGGTTATATTACATTCTTTCCGGTGGCTCTCAATATGCTGCGTGGCTTGCGAAGTGTAGACCCTTCCGCGCTGGAATTAATGCATTCTTATGCTGCGAAGCCTTGGGCTGTGTACTGGAAGCTAAAATTTCCGGCAGCTTTGCCTGGGTTGTTCGGAGGACTCAAGATTGCTGCTCCACTCGCTGTTACAGGTGCAATTCTTGTGGAGCTTATGGGTGCTCAGCATGGCATTGGCGTGATTATGCTACGTAATCTCTATTATGGAAGCTCTCATACCTACATGTTCTGGTCTACGGTGATTGTAGGCGCCTTGCTTGGAATCGTGAGCTATTGGTTGATCAGTCTGATCGAGCGTTTGGTGGCGCCGTGGCAACCTGAATTTCGACCGAAAGGGGGGGACCGCTAA
- a CDS encoding ABC transporter ATP-binding protein: MSLLATNIPEIQLENVEMRYRTEAAEVLALHQVSLDIAKGEFVSLLGPSGCGKTTLLRLMADLIAPTGGNIVVAGKSAREARLAQKYGIVFQSPVLYDWRKVKHNITLPLELMGVKKSIREEKALELLDLVGLQSFADKYPWQLSGGMQQRVAIARALSMEPEILLMDEPFSALDEFTRERLNEELLSVWGKVQNTIVFVTHSIPESIFLSDRVFVLSPHPGRLSAVVDIPLPRPRTAEMRNSPEFFELIARIRDSFEGV, translated from the coding sequence ATGTCATTGCTCGCGACAAATATTCCTGAGATTCAGCTGGAAAATGTTGAAATGCGTTATAGGACGGAAGCTGCGGAAGTGCTTGCGCTGCATCAGGTGAGTCTTGATATTGCAAAGGGGGAATTCGTCTCACTGCTCGGACCTTCCGGATGCGGTAAAACAACGCTTTTAAGACTGATGGCCGATCTGATCGCGCCAACAGGTGGGAATATTGTAGTAGCTGGAAAAAGCGCTAGAGAAGCAAGGTTGGCGCAGAAATATGGCATTGTTTTTCAAAGTCCTGTGCTATATGACTGGCGGAAGGTGAAGCATAACATCACATTGCCGCTGGAGTTGATGGGAGTCAAAAAGTCGATCCGTGAGGAGAAGGCGTTAGAGCTTCTTGACCTAGTGGGCTTACAGAGCTTCGCAGATAAATACCCTTGGCAGCTTAGTGGGGGGATGCAGCAACGTGTAGCGATTGCCAGAGCCCTATCGATGGAGCCGGAAATTCTGCTTATGGATGAACCGTTCTCAGCACTGGATGAGTTTACACGTGAGCGTCTGAACGAAGAACTGTTATCCGTCTGGGGCAAGGTGCAGAACACAATTGTCTTCGTGACCCATAGTATTCCTGAATCGATATTCCTCTCTGATCGGGTGTTCGTTCTGTCCCCACATCCGGGTCGCTTGTCCGCCGTGGTTGATATTCCCCTGCCGCGTCCGCGTACAGCGGAAATGAGAAACAGCCCGGAATTTTTCGAACTGATCGCGCGTATTCGCGACAGCTTCGAAGGGGTGTAG